A window of Primulina tabacum isolate GXHZ01 chromosome 4, ASM2559414v2, whole genome shotgun sequence contains these coding sequences:
- the LOC142543317 gene encoding GATA transcription factor 15-like, producing the protein MVDLSDKGSESEEMSSQTPTPDRLSSDSSNLKTCVSCGTSKTPLWRGGPAGPKSLCNACGIRSRKKMRALMGVTKEEKKVKKSSATARSFSHQTSSCNSCTGSSGESTGKTGKKLWAFGLDVAWQRPRSNTNQRRKLGEEEQAAILLMALSCGSVYA; encoded by the exons ATGGTGGATCTGAGTGATAAA GGATCAGAATCTGAAGAGATGAGTAGCCAAACCCCAACCCCTGATAGATTATCATCAGATAGCTCGAATCTCAAGACCTGTGTTAGCTGCGGCACCTCGAAAACACCACTCTGGAGAGGCGGTCCAGCTGGTCCCAAG TCACTGTGCAATGCATGTGGGATCCGTAGCAGAAAGAAGATGAGGGCCCTAATGGGTGTCACAAAAGAGGAGAAGAAAGTCAAGAAATCATCAGCAACTGCCAGAAGTTTCAGCCATCAAACCAGCAGCTGCAACAGTTGTACCGGCAGCAGTGGAGAGAGTACCGGCAAGACTGGGAAGAAATTGTGGGCATTTGGGTTGGATGTGGCTTGGCAGAGACCTAGATCAAACACCAATCAGAGGAGAAAACTGGGAGAAGAAGAGCAAGCTGCTATCCTTTTGATGGCCTTATCTTGTGGCTCTGTTTATGCATAG